The Flavobacterium jumunjinense genome includes a region encoding these proteins:
- the gap gene encoding type I glyceraldehyde-3-phosphate dehydrogenase, producing MSKIKLGINGFGRIGRIVFRESIKRDNIEVVAINDLLNVDHLAYLLKYDSVHGRFDGKVEVNDGQLFVNDKLIRVTAEKDPAQLKWDDKNVDVDVVAECTGIFTTLETAQLHIDGGAKKVVISAPSSNAPMFVMGVNHDTLKASDTIVSNASCTTNCLAPLVKVINDNFGIVEGLMTTVHATTATQLTVDGPSKKDFRGGRSALLNIIPASTGAAKAVGKVIPELNGKLTGMSMRVPTADVSCVDLTVKVAKETSYDEIMAVFKKASENELKGILGYTEDLVVSQDFVSDSRTSIVDANAGIGLNSTFFKIVSWYDNEYGYSSKLIDLAVHVMSVK from the coding sequence ATGTCTAAAATAAAATTAGGAATAAATGGGTTCGGTAGAATTGGAAGAATTGTATTTAGAGAATCTATAAAAAGAGATAATATTGAAGTTGTAGCAATTAATGATTTGTTAAATGTAGATCATTTAGCATATTTATTAAAATATGACTCCGTTCATGGTCGTTTCGATGGTAAAGTTGAAGTGAATGATGGACAATTATTTGTAAACGACAAATTAATCCGAGTAACAGCAGAAAAAGACCCTGCACAGTTAAAATGGGATGATAAAAATGTTGATGTTGATGTTGTTGCAGAATGTACTGGTATTTTTACAACTTTAGAAACAGCTCAGCTTCATATTGATGGTGGTGCTAAAAAAGTAGTAATTTCTGCTCCATCTTCAAATGCTCCAATGTTTGTTATGGGTGTAAATCATGATACTCTTAAAGCATCAGATACAATTGTATCGAACGCTTCTTGTACTACTAATTGTTTAGCTCCTTTAGTTAAAGTTATCAATGATAATTTTGGAATTGTTGAAGGACTAATGACAACTGTTCACGCTACAACTGCAACACAGCTTACAGTTGATGGACCTTCTAAAAAAGATTTCCGTGGTGGTAGATCGGCATTGTTAAATATTATTCCTGCTTCTACAGGTGCTGCAAAAGCAGTAGGAAAAGTTATTCCAGAATTAAATGGAAAATTAACAGGAATGTCTATGCGTGTTCCAACTGCTGATGTTTCTTGTGTAGATTTAACCGTTAAAGTTGCAAAAGAAACTTCGTATGATGAAATTATGGCTGTTTTCAAAAAAGCATCTGAAAATGAATTGAAAGGAATTTTAGGATATACTGAAGATTTAGTAGTTTCTCAAGACTTTGTTTCCGATTCTAGAACTTCAATTGTAGATGCAAATGCAGGAATTGGATTAAACTCTACATTCTTTAAAATTGTATCTTGGTATGATAACGAATACGGATATTCATCAAAACTTATAGATTTAGCAGTTCATGTAATGTCTGTTAAATAA
- a CDS encoding putative LPS assembly protein LptD → MHTKLFYIVFLVVFLIFGKTASYSQEIKPKNASNVETKTVQFNEKGKIIIEDSLKTPTNKTTEDVKIKKDTVKKKALLEGIVKRKAKDYEKANQKTKELTLYNEAELYYTDIELKAGIIVLNYEKNEVYAGRIKDSAGNYIQRPVFKQGENIIEPDSIRFNFKTKKALVWNSRTKQGEMNIKAEISKRENDSTYFMKNARITTAKDIDDPEYYFFVSKVKFVPNKKVVVGPTNLVIADVPTPIFLPFAYFPMTEESTSGFIVPTPGQTNQQGYFLQNGGYYFALSDYYDLAVLGDYYTNGSYGLRVESSYAKRYKYNGRVNFRLENNIQSEKGLPDYLRSSQYNIQWSHSQDAKASANSRFSANVNLGSSQYFRQSVNLANIGSGLNNNLSSSISYSKTFQTVPQVNMSLTATHNQNTNTEIINMTLPTLQLNVDRISPFAPKDGTKKGFFQNINLQYNLKGDNKIATTDEFFFKSGMFRDAKTGFQHTIPINTNFKIFKHFNVSTTANYNEVWTLNTIEKKYDPLVNKVVTEDLKGFDAYRTYNFNASLGTTIYGTFDFGEEKKIQAIRHVMRPTASYNYTPSFEKYYDTYAVDATGNTLDYYSRFQGSAYGAPDRVYSSSVGLQLSNTFEAKVRDDESTTGEPKKVMLLNNLNFSTSYNLAADSLAFAPLRISGGTQLLKQKMNVNFGATLNPYAIDNTGNEINRFNIDNGGSLFRMTSANMTVNYAFSSSDGKKKGNASEQTAQNGGRQDDLFGTGTDLNDNRQSLFNKDDDEDENKDNGWYSTELPWDLNFAYSVTYINNNRQNEIGSNSLMVSGNIELAPRWKVGMSSGYDFKQNGVTFTQLRFERDLESWRMSFNWVPYGTNSYWGFFIGINSSMLSDIKWEKRELPDRVFR, encoded by the coding sequence TTGCATACAAAGTTATTTTATATCGTTTTTTTAGTAGTTTTTCTAATATTTGGAAAAACAGCTAGCTATTCTCAAGAAATTAAGCCCAAAAATGCTTCTAATGTTGAGACAAAGACCGTACAGTTTAATGAAAAAGGGAAGATAATTATTGAAGATTCTCTTAAAACGCCAACAAACAAAACTACTGAAGATGTAAAAATCAAGAAAGACACCGTTAAAAAGAAAGCTTTACTAGAAGGAATCGTTAAAAGAAAAGCTAAAGATTATGAAAAAGCCAATCAAAAAACTAAAGAGCTAACACTTTATAATGAAGCTGAACTATATTATACAGATATTGAATTAAAAGCGGGTATAATTGTTCTTAATTATGAAAAGAATGAAGTTTATGCTGGAAGAATTAAAGATAGTGCTGGAAATTACATACAAAGACCTGTTTTTAAACAAGGAGAAAATATTATTGAGCCCGATTCTATACGTTTTAACTTTAAAACAAAAAAAGCTTTAGTTTGGAATTCTAGAACCAAGCAAGGAGAAATGAATATTAAAGCCGAAATCTCTAAGAGAGAAAACGATTCTACTTATTTCATGAAAAATGCTAGAATTACTACAGCAAAAGATATTGACGATCCTGAATATTATTTTTTCGTATCTAAAGTAAAATTTGTTCCTAACAAAAAAGTTGTAGTTGGCCCAACCAATCTTGTAATTGCAGATGTTCCAACTCCAATATTCCTACCTTTTGCTTATTTTCCAATGACAGAAGAAAGCACTTCTGGTTTTATTGTTCCAACACCGGGACAAACCAATCAACAAGGTTATTTTCTACAAAACGGTGGATATTATTTTGCTTTGAGCGATTATTATGATTTAGCTGTGTTAGGTGATTATTACACTAATGGAAGTTATGGCTTACGAGTTGAAAGTAGCTATGCAAAAAGATATAAATACAATGGTAGAGTTAATTTTAGGTTAGAAAACAATATACAAAGTGAAAAAGGTTTACCAGATTATTTAAGATCTTCCCAATATAATATTCAATGGTCACACAGCCAAGATGCAAAAGCATCCGCTAATTCTCGTTTTTCTGCAAACGTTAACTTAGGTAGTAGTCAATATTTTAGACAATCTGTAAATTTAGCAAACATAGGTTCTGGTTTAAATAATAATTTGAGTTCTTCAATTTCATATTCCAAAACATTCCAAACTGTGCCACAAGTAAACATGTCGCTAACGGCTACTCATAATCAAAATACAAATACAGAAATTATCAACATGACTTTGCCTACTCTACAATTAAATGTTGATCGAATTTCTCCTTTTGCACCGAAAGATGGTACTAAAAAAGGTTTTTTTCAAAATATTAATTTACAATATAACCTAAAAGGGGATAACAAAATTGCTACAACTGATGAGTTTTTCTTTAAATCTGGAATGTTTAGAGATGCTAAGACAGGTTTTCAACATACAATTCCAATAAATACCAATTTTAAAATTTTCAAGCATTTTAATGTCTCAACAACTGCAAATTATAATGAAGTTTGGACTTTAAATACTATAGAAAAAAAATATGATCCTTTAGTAAACAAAGTTGTTACAGAAGATTTAAAAGGTTTTGATGCCTACAGGACTTATAATTTCAATGCAAGTTTAGGAACAACTATTTATGGAACATTCGATTTTGGAGAAGAAAAAAAAATACAAGCAATACGTCATGTAATGCGACCAACTGCATCATATAATTATACTCCAAGTTTTGAAAAGTATTATGATACTTATGCTGTTGATGCGACTGGAAATACTTTAGATTATTATTCTCGATTTCAAGGTAGTGCCTATGGAGCACCGGACAGAGTATATTCAAGCAGTGTTGGACTTCAATTATCCAATACGTTTGAAGCAAAAGTTAGAGATGATGAAAGCACAACGGGTGAACCTAAAAAAGTAATGCTATTAAATAATTTAAACTTCTCTACAAGTTATAATTTAGCAGCAGATTCATTAGCTTTTGCACCTTTAAGAATAAGTGGTGGAACTCAGCTTTTAAAACAAAAAATGAACGTTAATTTTGGAGCTACTTTAAATCCGTATGCTATTGACAATACTGGTAATGAAATTAATCGTTTCAATATAGACAATGGTGGTAGCTTATTTAGAATGACAAGTGCAAATATGACTGTTAATTATGCTTTTTCAAGTTCGGATGGAAAGAAAAAAGGTAATGCATCTGAACAAACAGCACAAAATGGAGGAAGACAAGATGATTTATTTGGTACAGGTACTGATTTAAATGATAACAGACAAAGCCTTTTTAATAAAGACGATGATGAGGATGAGAATAAAGACAATGGATGGTACTCAACTGAGTTACCTTGGGATTTAAACTTTGCTTATTCGGTCACGTACATTAACAATAACAGGCAGAATGAAATTGGCTCAAATTCGTTAATGGTATCTGGTAATATAGAGTTAGCTCCTAGATGGAAAGTAGGGATGTCTTCTGGATATGATTTTAAACAAAATGGTGTCACATTTACTCAATTGCGTTTTGAAAGAGATTTAGAAAGCTGGAGAATGAGTTTCAATTGGGTTCCTTATGGAACAAACAGTTATTGGGGCTTCTTTATCGGTATTAACTCTTCTATGTTGAGTGATATTAAATGGGAAAAACGAGAATTACCTGATAGAGTTTTTAGATAA
- a CDS encoding N-acetylglucosamine kinase, giving the protein MKLLVDSGSTKADWIAIDDKGKVIFTTQTLGLNPEVLTKEELISRLDNKFDISHNKNNATHIYFYGAGCGTDRMKNFLTAIFKEYFSNAIVSVFEDTYAAVYATTPKNEKAIVCILGTGSNCSYFDGKVLHQKVQSLGYIAMDDCSGNRFGRHLLRGYYFNKMPLEMAQEFEKEFNVDPDFIKNKLYKEPNPNAYLATFAKFLIRHKDTDFCKIYINEELEAFVENYIKQFDNYREVPVHFVGSIAFYLKEELTEILQKNDIKIGNVLRRPIDGLIAYHVLNT; this is encoded by the coding sequence ATGAAACTACTTGTAGATAGTGGCTCAACAAAAGCCGATTGGATTGCAATAGATGATAAAGGAAAAGTAATTTTTACAACTCAAACCTTAGGACTCAATCCAGAAGTATTAACTAAAGAAGAGTTAATTTCTAGATTAGATAATAAATTTGATATTTCTCATAATAAAAATAATGCTACACATATTTACTTTTATGGTGCTGGTTGTGGTACCGATAGAATGAAAAATTTTTTAACAGCTATTTTTAAAGAATATTTTTCAAATGCTATAGTGTCTGTTTTTGAAGATACGTATGCGGCAGTTTATGCAACAACACCAAAAAACGAAAAAGCAATTGTTTGTATTTTAGGAACAGGCTCTAACTGTAGTTATTTTGATGGGAAAGTATTACATCAAAAGGTTCAATCTTTAGGGTATATTGCTATGGATGATTGTAGTGGTAATCGTTTTGGAAGGCATTTATTAAGAGGTTATTATTTCAATAAAATGCCTTTAGAAATGGCTCAAGAGTTTGAAAAAGAGTTTAATGTTGATCCCGATTTTATAAAAAACAAACTTTATAAAGAACCAAATCCAAATGCATATTTGGCAACATTTGCAAAATTTCTAATTAGGCATAAAGATACCGATTTTTGTAAAATTTATATTAATGAAGAGTTGGAAGCATTTGTTGAAAACTACATTAAGCAGTTTGATAATTATAGAGAAGTACCTGTACATTTTGTAGGTTCTATTGCTTTTTACTTAAAAGAAGAGCTTACAGAAATATTACAGAAAAATGATATTAAAATAGGAAATGTTCTTCGAAGACCAATTGATGGTTTGATAGCTTATCATGTTTTAAACACATAA
- a CDS encoding methylglyoxal synthase has protein sequence MKKQFEIAIIAHDGKKADMVQFVNKNKNILLTENIKIIATGTTGGKIESIGIKVKKMLSGPLGGDAQIAARVAEGKTKMVLFFKDPNSAHPHEPDISMLIRICDVHNVPLGTNEATAQLLLFGLDEIR, from the coding sequence ATGAAGAAACAATTTGAAATTGCAATTATTGCACATGATGGAAAAAAAGCTGATATGGTTCAGTTTGTAAATAAAAATAAGAACATTTTATTAACTGAAAATATAAAAATCATTGCTACAGGAACTACTGGAGGAAAAATAGAAAGTATTGGAATAAAAGTAAAAAAAATGTTATCTGGTCCTTTAGGTGGTGATGCTCAAATTGCTGCAAGAGTAGCGGAAGGAAAAACGAAAATGGTTCTGTTTTTTAAAGATCCTAATTCAGCTCATCCACATGAACCAGATATATCAATGTTAATTAGAATTTGCGATGTACACAATGTTCCTTTGGGTACGAATGAAGCGACTGCTCAATTATTACTTTTTGGCTTAGATGAAATTAGATAA
- a CDS encoding RidA family protein, whose amino-acid sequence MKKIIFTDKAPAPIGPYNQAVLVGNTLYTSGQIAINPANGELVLDTIEIETKQVMENMKAVLEAAEMTFDNVIKSTIFISDMNDFSKINTVYGSYFDEKTAPARETVQVACLPKNVNVEISMLAIK is encoded by the coding sequence ATGAAAAAAATAATATTTACAGATAAAGCTCCTGCTCCAATAGGGCCTTACAATCAAGCGGTTTTAGTAGGAAATACATTATATACATCTGGACAAATTGCTATTAACCCAGCAAATGGTGAACTCGTTTTAGACACTATCGAAATAGAAACAAAACAAGTAATGGAGAATATGAAAGCTGTTTTAGAAGCTGCTGAAATGACTTTTGACAATGTCATAAAATCTACGATTTTTATTAGTGACATGAACGATTTTTCAAAAATTAATACTGTTTATGGAAGTTATTTCGATGAAAAAACTGCTCCTGCAAGAGAAACTGTACAAGTTGCTTGTTTACCAAAAAATGTAAATGTTGAAATTTCGATGTTAGCTATAAAATAA